In Solanum pennellii chromosome 7, SPENNV200, the following are encoded in one genomic region:
- the LOC107025684 gene encoding organic cation/carnitine transporter 4-like isoform X2, producing MDEMLKYCGDFGLWQLRHLVLTSLAWSLEGIHSMVLILADREPAWYYMTSHAGTTSRCSSEPGSWERTGGTGSSNIEFGLICGEKYKVGLVQSIFFAGCMIASREN from the exons aTGGATGAGATGTTGAAGTACTGTGGGGATTTCGGGTTGTGGCAACTGAGACATCTTGTGTTAACCAGCTTGGCTTGGTCTCTAGAGGGGATTCACTCTATGGTCTTGATCTTAGCGGATCGTGAACCAGCATGGTACTATATGACGAGCCACGCTGGTACAACGAGCCGGTGTTCTTCAGAACCGGGCTCGTGGGAACGGACAGGTGGAACGGGAAGTTCTAACATCGAATTCGGATTAATATGTGGAGAAAAGTATAAGGTTGGGCTTGTTCAATCTATATTTTTTGCTGGCTGCATGATTG CCTCAAGGGAgaattga
- the LOC107024279 gene encoding scarecrow-like protein 21, translating to MESHNLYGYGATDVNLPYSYSMTTTPSIPNRLLGTLKFDSGNSPNSPFANYNDPGTPTTLSDSLEQHSSTENISGTSPCSNSSRDYNHYFCRPSPSPDFRHNNLLVYSGDNSLLQYANHSHNMKHALLQLETALMGPEEVTTSSPSAGEIQQPQASGGQRSGMWHQDGQVPYRIETQPSHVSVFGISGNIIQSEKHHKPMVDYPLQGIPFGNLNELLIACARALAENNLDDFEKLIAKARSAVSITGDPIQRLGAYIVEGLVARKEASGTNIYRALRCKEPAGRDLLSYMHILYEICPYLKFGYMAANGAIADACRNENRIHIIDFQIAQGTQWMTLLQALAARPSGAPYVRITGIDDPVSKYARGDGLAVVGKKLAAISEKFNIPVEFHAVPVFAPEVTRDMLNVRPGEALAVNFPLTLHHTPDESVDVTNPRDELLRMVKSFSPKVVTLVEQESNTNTAPFFPRFQEALDYYSAMFESIDVTLERDRKERINVEQHCLARDIVNVIACEGMERVERHELLGKWKLRFTMAGFHQYPLSSYVNSVIKSLMRCYSEHYTLVEKDGAMLLGWKKRNLISASAWH from the coding sequence ATGGAATCACACAATCTGTATGGATATGGTGCGACTGATGTGAATTTGCCATATTCTTACTCTATGACTACTACCCCTTCGATACCTAATAGGCTGTTGGGAACATTGAAATTTGATTCGGGAAATTCTCCGAATTCTCCATTTGCAAACTATAATGATCCTGGTACCCCTACCACATTAAGTGATAGCCTGGAGCAACACAGCTCTACTGAAAATATATCAGGGACTAGTCCTTGCAGTAATTCCTCGCGGGATTATAATCATTATTTCTGTAGGCCTAGCCCCTCTCCAGATTTCCGCCATAACAATCTTCTGGTTTATTCTGGTGATAATTCTTTACTCCAGTATGCAAATCACAGTCACAACATGAAACATGCGCTGCTTCAGTTAGAGACCGCTTTAATGGGGCCAGAAGAAGTCACAACATCCAGCCCCTCTGCAGGGGAAATTCAGCAGCCACAAGCATCAGGTGGTCAGAGGTCCGGTATGTGGCACCAAGATGGCCAGGTTCCGTATCGAATTGAAACACAGCCATCACATGTTTCTGTTTTTGGCATATCAGGCAATATAATTCAAAGTGAGAAGCATCACAAACCGATGGTGGATTATCCGTTGCAGGGGATTCCTTTTGGCAACCTAAACGAGCTGCTTATCGCGTGTGCCAGAGCTCTTGCTGAGAACAACTTggatgattttgaaaaattgattgCCAAGGCAAGAAGTGCTGTGTCCATTACTGGTGATCCAATCCAGCGTCTCGGTGCTTACATCGTAGAAGGGCTAGTAGCGAGAAAAGAAGCATCCGGAACCAACATATACAGGGCTCTCAGGTGTAAGGAACCAGCAGGCAGGGACTTGCTTTCCTACATGCATATCTTATATGAGATATGCCCTTATCTGAAGTTCGGTTACATGGCTGCAAATGGTGCAATAGCAGATGCGTGTAGAAATGAAAATCGCATTCACATTATAGACTTCCAAATTGCACAAGGGACTCAATGGATGACTCTTCTTCAAGCTCTTGCGGCCAGGCCTAGCGGTGCACCTTATGTACGTATTACAGGTATTGATGATCCAGTTTCAAAATACGCCCGAGGAGATGGATTGGCCGTAGTGGGGAAAAAGCTCGCAGCAATTTCTGAGAAATTCAACATTCCTGTTGAGTTTCATGCTGTACCAGTTTTCGCTCCTGAAGTCACCAGGGATATGCTTAATGTGAGGCCTGGTGAGGCTCTGGCAGTAAACTTCCCTTTGACACTTCACCACACACCTGATGAGAGCGTTGACGTGACTAATCCAAGGGATGAGCTTCTAAGGATGGTGAAGTCGTTTTCTCCAAAGGTTGTCACGTTGGTGGAACAAGAATCAAACACAAACACCGCCCCCTTTTTCCCTCGATTTCAAGAAGCTCTAGACTACTATTCTGCAATGTTCGAGTCCATAGATGTGACATTAGAAAGGGACAGGAAGGAAAGAATCAACGTGGAGCAGCATTGCTTGGCAAGGGATATAGTTAACGTCATAGCATGTGAGGGCATGGAAAGAGTGGAACGCCACGAGCTATTAGGGAAATGGAAATTGAGGTTCACAATGGCAGGGTTCCACCAGTATCCTTTGAGCTCTTACGTAAATTCGGTGATAAAGAGCCTCATGAGGTGCTACTCAGAACATTATACACTGGTGGAGAAAGATGGAGCTATGTTGTTGGGATGGAAAAAGAGGAACCTAATCTCTGCATCAGCTTGGCACTGA
- the LOC107025362 gene encoding uncharacterized protein LOC107025362, with the protein MKFLLELMACCGCSSRLPPLEDIGPLVPGPAQPINRKTRRRRRGRDRPTSTVDSVPNNWRPSLSAISEDNALPPRNVKRKVITTSPPATIPRRRSCEDTRRIPVSALAPAFSPTPFLF; encoded by the exons atgaaGTTCCTTTTGGAACTCATGGCCTGCTGTGGTTGTTCTTCTCGTTTGCCTCCACTTGAAGACATCGGGCCTCTCGTTCCTGGCCCGGCCCAGCCCATTAACCGTAAGACCAGAAGACGAAGGAGAGGTAGAGATAGACCAACGAGTACTGTTGATTCAGTACCTAATAATTGGAGGCCTTCACTTTCGGCCATTTCAGAAGACAACGCTCTGCCACCTAGAAATGTGAAGAGAAAAGTCATAACTACTTCCCCACCCGCCACTATACCCCGTCGTCGTAGTTGTGAGGATACTAG GAGAATTCCAGTTTCAGCTTTGGCGCCAGCTTTCTCCCCaactccttttttattttaa
- the LOC107025684 gene encoding organic cation/carnitine transporter 4-like isoform X1: MDEMLKYCGDFGLWQLRHLVLTSLAWSLEGIHSMVLILADREPAWYYMTSHAGTTSRCSSEPGSWERTGGTGSSNIEFGLICGEKYKVGLVQSIFFAGCMIGIVSAMGGHSLFLIPSYWHAASREN, from the exons aTGGATGAGATGTTGAAGTACTGTGGGGATTTCGGGTTGTGGCAACTGAGACATCTTGTGTTAACCAGCTTGGCTTGGTCTCTAGAGGGGATTCACTCTATGGTCTTGATCTTAGCGGATCGTGAACCAGCATGGTACTATATGACGAGCCACGCTGGTACAACGAGCCGGTGTTCTTCAGAACCGGGCTCGTGGGAACGGACAGGTGGAACGGGAAGTTCTAACATCGAATTCGGATTAATATGTGGAGAAAAGTATAAGGTTGGGCTTGTTCAATCTATATTTTTTGCTGGCTGCATGATTG GTATTGTCTCTGCCATGGGCGGCCATTCGCTCTTTTTAATCCCCTCTTATTGGCATGCAGCCTCAAGGGAgaattga
- the LOC107024323 gene encoding organic cation/carnitine transporter 4 produces MSKSSSVDQNLLGDRNDLRAPLIPSAGAGYLKQKKVTMDQMLEKYCGDFGWWQFSHFVLTSFAWALEGIHTMVMIFADREPAWRCSPNRLCDSTAKSVCGLEPGSWEWTGGAASSTVSEFGLICGQKYKVGLVQSLFFAACMIGAGVFGHLSDSKLGRKGSLTIVCIMNAIFGCLTATSSDYWTYTLFRFLSGFSTGGTGLCAFVLATEPVGQSWRGVAGMSTFYFFSIGIAALSAIAYFFQTWRSLYIASSIPSVIFVILLLPFIHESPRWCLVRGKIDEAMKIMNRIARSNGKHLPDDVVVALDSEVNDDVPDSQSVSKEALNGSLLDVLRLPLTRFRLFLAVLINFLCSVVYYGLSLNAVNLGTNLYLNVALNAVAEMPAYFLTALVLDKLGRKPLAIGTMWFSGIFCLAGSLAKGDDRTWKLVRMVCGVLGIFGMAGTYNLLFVYSMELFPTVVRNAALGCATQASQMGAILAPFVVVLGGGIPFAVFAFCGIAGGLLVIYLPETLNRPLYDTMAGMEEAEAKKPSILS; encoded by the exons atgtcaaaatccTCTTCAGTAGATCAAAATCTACTCGGTGACCGGAATGACCTTCGGGCACCGCTTATTCCGTCGGCTGGTGCCggatatttaaaacaaaaaaaagtaacaatGGATCAAATGTTGGAAAAATACTGCGGCGATTTTGGTTGGTGGCAATTTAGTCATTTTGTATTAACGAGCTTTGCGTGGGCTCTAGAAGGAATTCACACTATGGTTATGATTTTCGCCGATCGTGAACCGGCTTGGCGGTGTTCGCCGAACCGGTTGTGCGATTCAACCGCGAAAAGTGTGTGCGGGCTTGAACCGGGTTCATGGGAATGGACCGGTGGAGCTGCAAGTTCTACGGTATCAGAGTTTGGTTTAATTTGTGGACAGAAATATAAAGTTGGACTTGTCCAATCCTTATTTTTCGCTGCCTGCATGATCG gTGCTGGAGTATTTGGACATTTATCAGATTCCAAATTGGGAAGAAAAGGCTCTTTAACTATAGTTTGCATTATGAATGCAATCTTTGGTTGTTTGACTGCAACTTCTTCGGATTATTGGACTTATACCTTATTCCGTTTTCTCTCCGGTTTCAGCACCGGCGGGACTGGCCTTTGCGCGTTCGTTCTTGCCACTGAACCCGTAGGCCAGTCCTGGCGTGGTGTAGCTGGAATGTccactttttatttcttctctATTGGAATTGCTGCCTTATCCGCCATTGCATATTTCTTCCAAACGTGGCGATCACTCTACATAGCTTCATCAATTCCATCAGTTATATTTGTTATCTTACTACTCCCTTTCATTCACGAGTCACCTCGTTGGTGTCTCGTGAGGGGGAAAATTGACGAAGCTATGAAGATCATGAACAGAATTGCTAGATCTAACGGTAAACATCTCCCTGATGACGTTGTTGTTGCTCTAGATAGTGAAGTGAATGATGATGTTCCTGATTCTCAATCCGTATCAAAAGAAGCCCTAAACGGATCCTTATTAGATGTACTCAGGCTTCCTTTGACACGATTTCGGTTATTCTTAGCTGTGCTGATCAACTTCCTTTGCTCGGTTGTTTACTACGGGTTGAGCCTGAATGCTGTAAACCTCGGGACCAACCTCTACCTCAACGTTGCCCTTAACGCGGTTGCTGAAATGCCTGCCTATTTTTTAACAGCATTAGTGTTGGACAAGCTTGGTAGAAAGCCGTTAGCGATAGGAACAATGTGGTTCAGCGGTATATTCTGTTTAGCTGGAAGTTTGGCGAAGGGTGATGATCGTACGTGGAAGTTGGTTCGGATGGTGTGTGGCGTGCTAGGTATATTTGGCATGGCGGGGACTTACAATCTACTATTCGTGTATTCGATGGAGTTGTTTCCTACCGTGGTGAGAAATGCTGCGTTGGGATGTGCAACGCAGGCGTCACAAATGGGGGCCATTTTGGCCCCCTTTGTAGTTGTTTTAGGGGGTGGGATTCCATTTGCTGTGTTTGCATTTTGTGGAATTGCAGGAGGCTTATTGGTAATTTACTTGCCAGAGACTTTAAACAGGCCATTATATGATACAATGGCTGGAATGGAAGAAGCTGAAGCAAAGAAACCAAGCATTTTATCTTAA
- the LOC107025443 gene encoding organic cation/carnitine transporter 4-like has protein sequence MSSALSSNHNLHDDGDLRSPLASSQEEANSKKITMDEMLEKYCGEFGLWQVRHLVLTCLAWLLEGILTMVMIFADREPAWHYVTSHAGATSRCSSEPGSWQWTGGKGSSTMSEFGLICGEKYKVGLVQSIFFAGCMIGAGVFGHLSDTKLGRKGSLTIVCILNAIFSILTAFSSDYSTYVLFRFLSGFSNGGTGLCAFVLATEPVGQSWRGVAGMSTLYLYSTGIVVVSVIAYFIQPWRSLYIASSIPSLIFVIFVLPFLHESPRWYLVRGKVDEAMKIMQKIAVSNGKQSIPNDVVLALDSAVVSKDDTPNNCRFNTKKGINRSILDVLRSPVTRIRLLVAVATNFFCSIVYYGLSLNAVNLGTNLYLNVALNSVSEMPAYLLSSLVLDRIGRKPLAIGTMWFSAIFCLVGSILKIIDETWKFIPMVCGLLGIFGISGTFNLLLVYGMELFPTVVRNAALGCSKQAINFGAILAPIIVVLGDGVPFAVFGICGIIGGFLVMYLPETLTKPLYDTIDGLQEGEAN, from the exons atgtctTCGGCGTTATCATCAAACCACAACTTACACGACGATGGCGACCTCAGGTCGCCACTCGCCTCCTCTCAGGAGGAGGCGAACTCGAAAAAAATAACAATGGATGAGATGTTGGAGAAGTATTGCGGGGAGTTCGGGTTGTGGCAGGTGAGACACCTAGTGTTAACCTGCTTGGCTTGGTTACTAGAGGGGATTCTAACCATGGTTATGATCTTTGCGGATCGTGAACCAGCGTGGCATTATGTGACGAGCCACGCTGGTGCAACGAGCCGGTGTTCTTCTGAACCCGGCTCGTGGCAATGGACAGGTGGAAAGGGAAGTTCTACGATGTCCGAATTTGGATTAATATGCGGAGAAAAGTATAAGGTTGGGCTTGTTCAATCTATATTTTTCGCTGGCTGCATGATCG gTGCGGGAGTATTTGGACATTTATCAGATACAAAATTAGGGAGAAAAGGCTCTTTAACTATAGTTTGCATTTTGAATgctatttttagtattttaactGCATTCTCTTCCGATTACTCAACCTACGTCCTGTTCCGATTTCTCTCCGGTTTCAGCAACGGCGGAACCGGCCTTTGTGCTTTCGTTCTCGCCACTGAACCCGTTGGCCAATCATGGCGTGGCGTAGCTGGAATGTCCACTTtatatctatactctactggaATAGTCGTTGTATCCGTCATTGCTTATTTCATCCAACCGTGGCGATCTCTCTACATTGCTTCATCAATCCCTTCCCTTATTTTCGTTATCTTCGTATTACCTTTCCTCCACGAGTCACCTAGATGGTACCTCGTTAGAGGAAAAGTAGACGAAGCTATGAAAATTATGCAGAAAATCGCGGTTTCTAATGGTAAACAAAGCATCCCTAATGACGTTGTTCTTGCCCTCGATAGTGCAGTAGTATCAAAGGACGATACTCCTAATAATTGTCGATTCAATACGAAAAAAGGCATAAACAGATCAATTTTAGATGTATTAAGATCTCCTGTCACGCGGATTCGGTTGTTGGTCGCTGTGGCTACTAACTTCTTTTGTTCCATTGTGTATTACGGGTTGAGTTTAAACGCGGTTAATCTCGGAACTAATTTATACCTCAACGTTGCACTTAATTCGGTTTCTGAAATGCCTGCCTATTTATTATCATCGTTAGTACTCGACAGGATTGGTAGAAAACCGTTAGCCATAGGGACAATGTGGTTCAGTGCGATTTTCTGCTTAGTAGGGAGTATTTTGAAGATCATCGATGAGACGTGGAAATTTATTCCTATGGTGTGCGGATTGCTTGGGATATTTGGAATTTCTGGTACTTTTAATTTGTTGCTTGTGTATGGCATGGAATTGTTTCCAACTGTAGTGAGAAATGCAGCACTAGGATGCTCGAAGCAAGCCATAAATTTTGGGGCAATTTTGGCTCCTATTATAGTTGTTTTAGGGGATGGAGTGCCGTTTGCTGTATTTGGGATATGTGGTATTATTGGAGGATTTTTGGTAATGTATTTACCTGAGACGCTAACCAAGCCACTTTACGATACGATAGATGGATTGCAAGAAGGTGAAGCAAATTAA